Part of the Ghiorsea bivora genome is shown below.
TGTTTCCCCGATTCACTTCTACCTCCTTGCTTATTTTTGACCCGCGCAAGTGAGCTATCACTCCATCTGTACTGGCTTTCATGATTAAGCAAATAAATGCGCCTGTAGTCTGGGACGGATCGTTCTTTAATCACATAATGCGATTAACTTGTTGTATGCACCGCTTCCCAGGAAGCGGTGCATACCAATTCTTATTAAAGTGTACCCAAGTCCACGCGTACGCCTGCACCCATAGTCGCAGAAAGTACAAAACTTTGCATATAACGACCTTTAGCAGATGCTGGTTTCATACGGTTCAATTCTGAAATCAAAAACTCAACATTTTCATTAAGTTTTTCAGCATCAAAAGAACAACGGCCAACAGGCGCATGAACCACACCTGCTTTATCTACACGCACTTCAATTTGACCCGATTTGATCGCTGCAACAGCCTTAGCCACATCCATAGTTACCGTACCCAATTTAGGGTTTGGCATCAAACCACGAGGACCCAACACACGACCCAAACGACCCACTTGACCCATCATGTCTGGTGTTGCCACAACACGGTCAAAGTCCATGAAGCCACCTTGGATTTTCTCAGCCAAATCTTCAGCACCTACAATATCTGCGCCCGCTTTTTCAGCTTCTTCAGCTTTAGGACCTTTAGCAAATACCGCAACACGTGCAGTTTTACCAGTGCCGTTTGGCAATGCGATTGTACCACGAACCATTTGGTCTGCGTGACGTGGGTCTACACCCAATTTGATTGCAACATCAACAGACTCATCAAATTTCGCTTTAGGTTGTGCCAGAATTGCTTCTAGCGCTTCTTTAACACTTACATTGTTCTCAGGAACGCAGTTACGCGCTTCTTTCATACGTTTCGTTAACTTTGCCATGACTTATCCCTTGACCTCTAGACCCATAGAACGAGCGGTACCAGCAATGATTTTTGCACCTGCTGTTACATCATAGCAGTTCAAATCAACCATTTTTGCTTGTGCAATTTCTTCTAATTGCGCTTGGGTTACTGTGCCAACTTTATTTTTGTTCGGCTCACCACTGCCTTTTTTAATATTCGCAGCTTTCATCAATAAAATTGATGCAGGTGGTGTCTTGATAACAAAATCAAATGATTTATCTTTATATACTGAAATCACAACAGGAAGCGGCATGCCTGCTTCCATTTCTTGCGTTCTGGCGTTAAACGCTTTACAGAACTCCATGATATTCAGACCAGCTTGACCCAATGCAGGACCAACTGGTGGGGCAGGGTTTGCTTTACCTGCAGGAACCTGAAGCTTTACAAGCTTCTCTAATACTTTTGCCATTATACATTCTCCAACCGATTTCAAAGCATCGTGCTTATCTATCTTTATTCGTGATTATTCAACCACTCCCGCAAACGCGGTAAAACCCAGCATCCTTGCCAGGCCATAACTTTTAAGCTTTTTCGACTTGGAAGTATTCCAACTCAACAGGCGTAGGGCGACCAAAAATTGAAACACTTACCTTCAACTTCGCCTCATTCTCATCCACTTCTTCAACCAAGCCGTTAAACGAAGCAAACGGGCCGTCAATAACGCGAACAGCCTCACCAACTTCAAACAATACTTTTGGCTTAGGACGTTCAACACCTTCTTCAATCTGATGCAACAAACGATCAACTTCCTTCTGAGGCATAGGACGCGGTTTACCCGTACCACCCAAGAAACCAGTAACCTGCTGTGTAGACTTCACAATATGCCAAGTCTCATCCGTCAGCTCCATTTCAACCAAAACATAACCCGGAAAAAACTTGCGGCGACTAATAACCTTTTGACCATCGCGTAACTCAACCACTTCCTCTCTAGGAACCATAAT
Proteins encoded:
- the rplA gene encoding 50S ribosomal protein L1, producing MAKLTKRMKEARNCVPENNVSVKEALEAILAQPKAKFDESVDVAIKLGVDPRHADQMVRGTIALPNGTGKTARVAVFAKGPKAEEAEKAGADIVGAEDLAEKIQGGFMDFDRVVATPDMMGQVGRLGRVLGPRGLMPNPKLGTVTMDVAKAVAAIKSGQIEVRVDKAGVVHAPVGRCSFDAEKLNENVEFLISELNRMKPASAKGRYMQSFVLSATMGAGVRVDLGTL
- the rplK gene encoding 50S ribosomal protein L11, which encodes MAKVLEKLVKLQVPAGKANPAPPVGPALGQAGLNIMEFCKAFNARTQEMEAGMPLPVVISVYKDKSFDFVIKTPPASILLMKAANIKKGSGEPNKNKVGTVTQAQLEEIAQAKMVDLNCYDVTAGAKIIAGTARSMGLEVKG
- the nusG gene encoding transcription termination/antitermination protein NusG, whose product is MAKQWYVVQAYSNAEDKVVAALTENIERAGLQDLFGQIMVPREEVVELRDGQKVISRRKFFPGYVLVEMELTDETWHIVKSTQQVTGFLGGTGKPRPMPQKEVDRLLHQIEEGVERPKPKVLFEVGEAVRVIDGPFASFNGLVEEVDENEAKLKVSVSIFGRPTPVELEYFQVEKA